From the Luteolibacter arcticus genome, one window contains:
- the glgX gene encoding glycogen debranching protein GlgX, whose translation MSQRRPAPEVAPVWPGRPSPLGATFDGRGVNFALFSDHATKVELCLFDSADARAESRRIVLPEKNDQVWHGYLPEVRPGQIYGYRVYGPHDPGSGHLFRPGKVLLDPYAKSIARDVRWTPEIFDEESDSAPDAPLARVVDTSFAWQDDRPLRTPWHETVVYELHVKGFTMQHPEIPECLRGTYAGLASQAATSHLRELGITAVELMPVHYHADEPHLVRSGRANYWGYNTLGYFAPDPRYAASGPEGAVAEFQEMVLALHAAGIEVILDVVYNHTAEGDHRGPTLSFRGIDNAAYYRLDDDRTRYLDFTGCGNSLNVGHPRTLQLIMDSLRHWVLEMHVDGFRFDLASALARELWEVDKLGAFFDIIHQDPVLSQVKLIAEPWDLGPNGYQVGNFPVLWTEWNGKYRDCVRRFWTGRGGTVGELASRLAGSSDLYAHNGRRPHASLNFITAHDGFSLRDLVSYDHKHNEANGEDNRDGNNQNDSWNCGVEGPTNDPAINALRQRQQRNLLATLILSQGVPMLRAGDESGHTQLGNNNPYCQDSPLVWLDWNHSADERALLAFTKRLLHLRRTQPVFRRRRFFQGRAIHGEDIKDLHWLKPDGHEMTDCDWQSGHAHCLGMVLPGDQIDETGVQGERITGDTFAILFNAHDEPVPFCLGARRRDVGWTTVIDTADPDAPARTFPHMGIYPLHGHSLVVLQASR comes from the coding sequence ATGAGCCAGCGGCGGCCAGCACCAGAGGTTGCCCCGGTGTGGCCTGGCAGGCCATCGCCGCTGGGTGCGACCTTCGACGGCCGCGGTGTGAATTTCGCGCTCTTCTCCGATCACGCGACCAAGGTCGAGCTGTGCCTGTTCGACTCCGCGGATGCCCGTGCCGAGTCGCGGCGGATCGTGCTGCCGGAAAAGAACGATCAAGTGTGGCACGGCTACCTGCCCGAGGTCCGCCCCGGGCAGATCTACGGCTACCGGGTGTACGGCCCACACGATCCCGGCAGCGGCCATCTGTTCCGCCCGGGCAAGGTGCTACTCGACCCCTACGCCAAGTCAATCGCCCGCGATGTACGATGGACACCGGAGATCTTCGACGAGGAGAGCGACAGTGCTCCTGACGCCCCGCTGGCGCGGGTGGTCGACACCAGCTTCGCTTGGCAAGACGACCGGCCCCTGCGCACCCCGTGGCATGAGACGGTGGTCTATGAACTGCACGTGAAAGGTTTCACCATGCAGCATCCGGAGATACCGGAATGCTTGCGCGGCACCTACGCCGGACTCGCTTCGCAAGCTGCCACTTCCCACCTGAGAGAGCTGGGGATCACGGCCGTGGAATTGATGCCCGTCCATTACCATGCCGATGAGCCGCATCTGGTGCGATCCGGCCGTGCGAATTACTGGGGTTACAACACGCTTGGCTACTTCGCGCCCGACCCGCGCTATGCCGCGAGCGGCCCGGAGGGAGCGGTGGCCGAGTTCCAGGAAATGGTTCTCGCCCTTCACGCCGCGGGAATCGAGGTGATCCTGGATGTCGTCTATAACCACACGGCCGAAGGCGATCACCGGGGACCCACGCTTTCTTTCCGCGGCATCGATAACGCCGCCTATTACCGGCTCGACGACGACCGCACGCGCTACCTCGATTTCACCGGCTGCGGAAACTCGCTGAACGTCGGCCATCCTCGCACGCTGCAGCTCATCATGGACTCGCTGCGCCATTGGGTGCTGGAGATGCATGTCGATGGCTTCCGCTTCGACCTTGCCAGTGCGCTCGCCCGCGAGCTGTGGGAAGTCGATAAACTTGGCGCGTTCTTCGACATCATCCACCAGGATCCGGTCCTGTCGCAGGTGAAGCTGATCGCCGAGCCATGGGATCTCGGGCCGAATGGCTATCAGGTAGGAAATTTCCCGGTGCTGTGGACCGAGTGGAATGGCAAGTATCGCGACTGCGTGCGGCGTTTCTGGACCGGCCGCGGCGGAACGGTGGGCGAACTTGCCAGCCGGCTGGCCGGCAGCAGCGATCTCTACGCACACAATGGCCGGCGGCCGCACGCGAGCCTGAATTTCATCACCGCCCACGATGGCTTCAGCCTCCGCGATCTGGTCTCCTATGACCACAAGCACAACGAGGCCAATGGCGAGGACAACCGGGACGGCAACAACCAGAACGACAGTTGGAACTGCGGAGTGGAAGGCCCGACTAACGATCCCGCCATCAACGCCCTGCGCCAGCGCCAGCAGCGGAACCTGCTGGCCACGCTGATCCTGTCGCAAGGCGTGCCGATGTTGCGGGCGGGCGACGAGTCCGGACATACCCAGCTCGGCAACAACAACCCGTACTGCCAGGATTCGCCGCTGGTGTGGCTCGACTGGAACCACAGCGCGGACGAGCGCGCGTTGTTAGCTTTTACCAAGCGGCTGTTGCACCTGCGGCGCACGCAACCGGTCTTCCGCCGCCGTCGCTTCTTCCAAGGCCGCGCCATCCACGGCGAGGACATCAAGGACCTCCACTGGCTAAAGCCCGACGGCCATGAGATGACCGACTGCGATTGGCAGTCCGGCCATGCCCATTGCCTGGGCATGGTTTTACCGGGTGACCAGATCGATGAAACCGGCGTCCAGGGAGAACGAATCACCGGCGACACCTTCGCGATCCTTTTCAATGCTCACGATGAGCCCGTGCCCTTTTGCCTCGGCGCGCGTCGTCGCGATGTTGGGTGGACCACCGTGATCGACACCGCCGATCCTGACGCACCCGCCCGCACCTTTCCTCACATGGGCATCTATCCCCTGCACGGTCATTCGTTGGTCGTGCTGCAAGCCTCCAGGTAA
- a CDS encoding TIGR01777 family oxidoreductase gives MEGSLGIVGASGFVGRQLARQATAAGWKVCGFSRQARGPEPGIPAWREWSESPDLRGLTALVNLAGEPINQRWTAENKRRFHESRIGVTESLRRGVEKLAEEERPRVLVNSSAVGIYGDRGDEILEDDAKSGTGYLADLCRDWEVAADGVAGLGLRVMKWRIGVVLGREGASFKQMLLPFRLGLGGRLGPGTQWMPWIHVEDLAGSMLHGIGHASLVGPVNGSAPEPERNADFTRKLAKALKRPAFMTVPPFALKMVIGDFSAAALSSLRAVPRALLDSGYRFRYPTLEMALEELVGVH, from the coding sequence ATGGAAGGCTCGTTAGGGATCGTCGGCGCGTCCGGCTTCGTCGGCCGCCAACTGGCGCGCCAAGCGACGGCCGCCGGCTGGAAGGTGTGCGGATTCAGCCGGCAGGCGAGGGGACCGGAGCCCGGGATCCCGGCGTGGCGCGAGTGGTCGGAAAGCCCGGACCTGCGCGGCCTGACGGCGTTGGTCAATCTGGCCGGCGAACCGATCAACCAGCGTTGGACGGCGGAGAACAAGCGGCGTTTCCACGAGAGCCGGATCGGCGTGACGGAATCGCTACGCCGCGGTGTCGAAAAGCTTGCCGAAGAAGAGCGCCCGCGAGTGTTGGTAAATAGCTCAGCCGTCGGGATTTACGGGGACCGTGGCGACGAGATTCTCGAGGATGACGCCAAGTCCGGCACCGGCTATCTTGCGGACCTCTGCCGGGATTGGGAAGTGGCGGCCGATGGGGTGGCGGGCCTCGGCCTGCGGGTGATGAAATGGCGGATCGGCGTGGTCCTTGGCCGCGAGGGAGCCTCCTTCAAACAGATGCTGTTGCCCTTCCGCCTTGGCCTCGGCGGACGACTCGGGCCGGGCACCCAATGGATGCCGTGGATCCACGTGGAGGATCTCGCGGGCTCGATGCTGCACGGCATCGGCCACGCATCGCTCGTCGGTCCGGTCAATGGCAGCGCCCCCGAGCCGGAACGGAATGCGGACTTCACCCGGAAGCTGGCGAAAGCACTGAAGCGGCCCGCGTTCATGACGGTTCCGCCGTTCGCGCTGAAGATGGTGATCGGAGACTTTTCGGCGGCGGCACTTTCGAGCCTGCGCGCGGTGCCGCGTGCGCTGCTGGATAGCGGCTACCGGTTCCGCTATCCCACGCTGGAGATGGCCTTGGAGGAACTTGTTGGAGTCCACTGA
- a CDS encoding 2-hydroxyacid dehydrogenase has product MRTTVFDAKPYDREPLLHAAAETGIDWRFMDCRLSAETSAAATGAQAVCIFVNDHADRPCLEALKKLGVKHVALRCAGFNGVDLVAAKELGLAVTRVPAYSPYAVAEHAVALLLALNRKIPRANNRVHDLNFSLNGLVGFDLHGKTAGIVGTGKIGRITAQILRGFGMRVLAYDPFPSPDWAAEHGVEYADPREVACECEVISLHTPLTPETHHIIRRETLELMKPGTILVNVSRGALIDTRALIEALKTGRLGGVALDVYEEEEGVFFEDLSGQILQDDDLARLLTFPNVLITAHQAFLTKEALAEIARVTVANLTAGAEGRPFLPDTALVDPSPP; this is encoded by the coding sequence ATCCGCACCACTGTCTTCGACGCGAAACCCTATGACCGCGAGCCCTTGCTTCACGCCGCGGCGGAAACGGGAATCGACTGGCGCTTCATGGACTGCCGGCTTTCCGCGGAGACGTCCGCGGCCGCCACGGGCGCGCAGGCGGTGTGCATCTTCGTGAACGATCATGCTGACCGGCCCTGCCTGGAGGCGCTGAAGAAGCTCGGAGTGAAGCATGTGGCGCTGCGTTGTGCCGGCTTCAATGGCGTCGATCTCGTGGCTGCGAAGGAACTCGGACTCGCGGTGACGCGGGTGCCTGCCTATTCCCCTTACGCGGTCGCCGAGCACGCGGTGGCACTGTTGCTTGCGCTCAACCGCAAGATCCCCCGCGCCAACAACCGCGTGCATGACCTCAACTTCTCGCTCAATGGCCTGGTCGGCTTCGATCTCCACGGCAAGACCGCGGGCATCGTCGGCACAGGCAAGATCGGCCGCATCACCGCGCAGATCCTTCGTGGCTTTGGCATGCGCGTTCTGGCCTATGATCCCTTCCCCTCGCCGGATTGGGCCGCGGAGCATGGCGTCGAGTATGCCGACCCGCGTGAGGTCGCATGCGAATGCGAGGTGATCTCGCTGCACACGCCGCTGACGCCGGAAACCCATCACATCATCCGCAGGGAGACGCTGGAGCTGATGAAGCCCGGCACCATCCTGGTCAACGTCAGCCGCGGCGCCCTGATCGACACCCGCGCGCTCATCGAAGCGTTGAAGACAGGCCGCCTCGGCGGTGTGGCACTCGATGTTTACGAAGAGGAAGAGGGCGTGTTCTTCGAGGACCTGTCCGGCCAGATCTTGCAGGACGACGACCTCGCCCGCCTGCTGACCTTCCCGAATGTGCTCATCACGGCACACCAGGCGTTTCTCACCAAGGAAGCGCTGGCCGAAATCGCGCGGGTGACCGTGGCCAACCTCACCGCCGGAGCGGAGGGCCGGCCCTTCCTGCCCGATACGGCGCTGGTCGATCCCTCACCACCATGA
- a CDS encoding LPS-assembly protein LptD, whose translation MRVAVVPAIFVTTLRLAAQDPEVLPEVNPTPPAEAPLPIGPVPVPEGINLFPGDPTAGNFGIPKNIQIRDEGPSVVYDAQTAVAQFSGPFYADTDNGMKLRSDKARWEGKEMKFYVDGSVKLTTEDGMEVYADHAIADTKSETVTMTGNVSVYRGSLLQRGEQVIYYWGQEKFDATGLRAGVDPLLLEAGQFTIEERNGKQVYVGRDAGVTTHDVENPGFWLRAKETTVYPDDKVTFKNLRLYAGDTPIFWLPYLSQPLDTDLGYHFVPGARSNWGAFLLNSYGIMLGGRPNPETGENEDAWLLSRWHFDLRTRRGVGTGVDLTDKRLEDNPNLTGLSLYYTNDLNPDISRTGITRGFVNEDRYRLALQHRVPLELEKDAEWRFDANLNILSDNYYLEDFNPDLFRSDPNPDNTIGLFRRDEGTLFSLFGRVRPNEFYRSDTRLPEIAMDFARRPLFNLPILHEGSVSFSVIEEEIGSASMSAIRPLLTLPAGDPLVPVLLSQLPAYERQLIQQIRSLPPGSPAIPGLATQLFNPGYNRFHTYQEISMPMNVGGWLSLTPEMGLGYSRYSDVNGAAKSVDRTHMHAGMEASLKFSKNLGDIENRRLGLDGVLHVLQPYARFSYISTDDLDPLFPSVDRETFSTRPQPLSVPNFTAIDSLRDWSIVRLGMRNKLITKRDGQSFDWLAMDTYFDAFITDPDYNRNFSNLYNDLKWNPLPWFGMNLETQFPVIDDGSGFSEVAARANFMPNPNLEFSIGHRLLDNHPVLTDSQRLDLRTYARLNDKWGVGAFQLWELDDGTLEVQQYTIHRDFNSWVASMGITRRDNRLEDEFGVIFSFTLKDFPSASVPFKLDAQGN comes from the coding sequence ATGAGGGTTGCCGTTGTCCCCGCCATTTTTGTTACCACGCTCAGACTCGCCGCGCAGGACCCCGAAGTCCTGCCGGAAGTCAACCCCACCCCGCCCGCCGAAGCCCCGCTGCCCATTGGCCCCGTGCCAGTGCCCGAAGGCATCAATCTGTTCCCGGGAGACCCGACCGCGGGCAACTTCGGCATCCCGAAAAACATCCAGATCCGCGACGAGGGCCCGTCGGTTGTCTATGACGCACAGACCGCCGTCGCCCAGTTCTCCGGTCCCTTCTACGCCGATACCGACAACGGGATGAAGCTGCGCTCCGACAAGGCGCGCTGGGAGGGCAAGGAGATGAAATTCTACGTCGATGGCTCGGTCAAGCTGACCACCGAGGACGGCATGGAGGTTTACGCCGACCACGCCATCGCCGACACCAAGTCGGAAACCGTCACCATGACGGGCAATGTCAGCGTGTACCGCGGCAGCCTGCTGCAGCGCGGCGAACAAGTGATCTACTACTGGGGCCAGGAGAAGTTCGACGCGACCGGCCTGCGCGCCGGGGTCGACCCGCTCCTGTTGGAAGCCGGTCAATTCACCATCGAGGAACGCAACGGCAAGCAGGTCTACGTCGGCCGCGATGCCGGCGTGACCACCCACGACGTGGAAAACCCGGGCTTCTGGCTGCGGGCGAAGGAAACGACGGTCTATCCGGACGACAAGGTCACCTTCAAGAACCTGCGTCTCTACGCCGGCGACACGCCGATCTTCTGGCTGCCCTACCTTTCCCAGCCGCTCGATACCGACCTCGGCTATCATTTCGTCCCCGGTGCCCGCTCGAACTGGGGTGCCTTCCTGCTCAATAGCTACGGGATCATGCTCGGCGGTCGCCCGAATCCGGAGACCGGCGAGAATGAGGACGCCTGGTTGCTCTCACGCTGGCATTTCGACCTGCGCACCCGCCGCGGCGTCGGCACCGGCGTCGATCTGACAGACAAGCGGCTGGAGGACAATCCGAACCTCACCGGCCTTTCGCTCTACTACACGAACGACCTCAACCCCGACATCAGCCGTACCGGGATCACCCGCGGCTTCGTCAATGAGGACCGCTACCGCCTCGCCCTCCAGCACCGGGTGCCGCTGGAGTTGGAAAAGGACGCCGAGTGGCGCTTCGATGCGAACCTCAACATCCTCAGCGACAATTATTACCTGGAGGACTTCAATCCAGACCTCTTCCGCAGCGATCCGAACCCGGACAACACGATCGGGCTATTCCGCCGGGATGAAGGCACGTTGTTCAGCCTGTTTGGCCGCGTCCGGCCAAATGAGTTCTACCGCTCCGACACGCGTCTGCCGGAGATCGCGATGGACTTCGCCCGCCGGCCGCTTTTCAACCTGCCCATCCTTCATGAGGGCTCGGTTTCTTTCTCGGTCATCGAGGAAGAAATCGGCAGCGCCTCGATGTCGGCAATCCGTCCGCTGCTGACCTTGCCGGCCGGCGACCCGCTGGTGCCGGTGCTGCTTTCCCAGCTCCCGGCTTATGAGCGCCAGCTGATCCAGCAGATCCGTTCGTTGCCGCCCGGTAGCCCGGCGATCCCCGGTCTGGCCACCCAGCTCTTCAATCCCGGCTACAATCGCTTCCACACCTATCAGGAAATCTCGATGCCCATGAACGTGGGCGGATGGCTCTCGCTGACCCCGGAAATGGGCCTCGGCTACAGCCGCTACTCGGATGTCAATGGTGCCGCGAAATCCGTGGACCGCACCCACATGCACGCCGGAATGGAAGCTTCGCTCAAGTTCTCCAAGAACCTTGGCGACATTGAAAACCGCCGACTCGGGCTCGATGGCGTGCTGCATGTGCTCCAGCCCTACGCCCGCTTCTCCTACATCTCGACGGATGATCTTGATCCGTTGTTCCCCTCCGTGGACCGCGAGACCTTCAGCACCCGTCCGCAGCCGCTATCGGTGCCGAATTTCACCGCCATCGATAGCCTGCGCGACTGGAGCATCGTCCGCCTCGGCATGCGCAACAAGTTGATCACCAAGCGCGACGGCCAGAGCTTCGACTGGCTGGCGATGGACACCTACTTCGACGCCTTCATCACCGACCCCGACTACAACCGGAACTTCTCCAACCTCTACAACGACCTGAAATGGAATCCGTTGCCATGGTTCGGGATGAATTTGGAGACCCAGTTCCCGGTCATTGACGACGGCTCCGGGTTCTCGGAAGTCGCCGCCCGCGCCAATTTCATGCCGAACCCAAACCTGGAGTTCTCCATCGGCCACCGCCTGCTGGACAACCACCCGGTGCTGACCGATTCCCAGCGCCTCGACCTGCGCACCTACGCGCGGCTCAATGACAAGTGGGGTGTCGGGGCCTTCCAACTCTGGGAACTCGATGACGGCACGCTGGAAGTCCAGCAGTATACCATCCATCGCGACTTCAATTCGTGGGTCGCCTCGATGGGCATCACCCGCCGCGACAACCGCCTGGAAGACGAGTTCGGCGTGATTTTCAGCTTCACCCTGAAGGACTTCCCGTCCGCCTCAGTGCCGTTCAAGCTAGATGCGCAGGGAAATTAA
- a CDS encoding ATP-dependent 6-phosphofructokinase codes for MQTPSLGQARHASGLGHTVGDDVLIPERIECAADPGHCFELAGPRERIFFDPRETRAGIVTCGGLCPGLNNVIRSLFCELHYGYGVPEVLGFQGGYAGLDPASRMEPVKITPAFVEGIHRQGGTILGTSRGPVDIGRAVDNLISRGINILFTVGGDGTQRGANSLYQEALRRGHLLSVVGVPKTIDNDVAFVSRTFGFFSAVEEAARVLDCAHTEARSTPGGIGLVKLMGRHAGFITAGATVANQDVNFALIPEVPFKLEPFLAALEQRMLAKSHAVIAVAEGAGQDFLEADAAACDASGNVKLKDIGVFLRGHIERHLKDVGLPVAIRYFDPSYLVRSCPANCEDSLLCDLFARNAVHAAMAGKTGVVIGFLHERFIHVPIELLTSQVKRLDPAGGWWRSVLASTGQPACMS; via the coding sequence ATGCAAACGCCCTCACTCGGCCAAGCACGCCATGCTTCCGGTCTCGGTCACACGGTCGGCGATGACGTGCTCATTCCCGAGCGGATCGAGTGTGCGGCCGATCCCGGGCATTGCTTCGAGCTGGCCGGGCCGCGGGAGCGCATCTTCTTCGACCCCCGGGAAACGCGCGCTGGCATCGTTACCTGCGGCGGCCTTTGTCCGGGCTTGAATAACGTGATCCGCTCGTTGTTCTGCGAGCTTCACTACGGCTATGGAGTGCCAGAAGTGCTGGGCTTCCAAGGCGGCTATGCCGGGCTCGATCCGGCCTCGCGAATGGAACCGGTGAAGATCACTCCCGCCTTCGTCGAGGGCATCCATCGGCAGGGTGGAACCATCCTTGGCACGTCCCGGGGACCTGTCGACATAGGCCGCGCGGTCGACAACCTGATCTCGAGAGGGATCAACATCCTCTTCACCGTGGGCGGCGATGGCACCCAGCGCGGGGCCAACTCGCTCTATCAGGAAGCCCTTCGCCGTGGCCACCTCCTGTCGGTGGTTGGCGTGCCCAAGACCATCGACAACGACGTCGCCTTCGTCTCCCGCACCTTCGGCTTCTTCAGCGCGGTGGAGGAAGCGGCGCGAGTGCTCGATTGCGCCCACACCGAGGCGCGCAGCACGCCCGGAGGCATTGGCCTGGTGAAGCTGATGGGCCGGCACGCGGGCTTCATCACCGCTGGCGCGACGGTGGCCAACCAGGACGTGAACTTCGCGCTTATTCCCGAGGTGCCCTTCAAGCTTGAACCCTTCCTTGCCGCACTGGAGCAGCGGATGCTGGCGAAATCGCATGCGGTGATCGCCGTGGCGGAAGGCGCGGGCCAGGACTTTCTTGAGGCGGACGCAGCGGCGTGCGATGCCTCTGGCAACGTGAAGCTCAAGGACATCGGGGTTTTCCTTCGCGGGCACATCGAGCGCCACCTGAAGGACGTCGGCCTGCCGGTGGCGATCCGCTACTTCGATCCCAGCTATCTGGTCCGCAGTTGCCCGGCGAACTGCGAGGACTCGCTGCTGTGTGACCTTTTCGCCCGCAATGCCGTCCATGCGGCCATGGCTGGCAAAACCGGCGTGGTGATCGGCTTTCTCCACGAGCGATTCATCCACGTCCCGATCGAGTTGCTGACCAGCCAGGTCAAGCGGCTGGATCCGGCCGGCGGCTGGTGGCGATCGGTCCTCGCTTCCACTGGTCAGCCGGCGTGCATGTCGTAG
- a CDS encoding MBOAT family O-acyltransferase — translation MVFNSIAFLIFLAIVLLAYYRLGRRGQNILLVVASYVFYGWWDWRFLGLLLFSTFFDYWCALRLDSLTHPTRRKWFLAFSMAMNLGVIGIFKYFNFFAEEFSKVLNAFGMSADLPTLHVILPVGISFYTFLSMSYTIDVYRGHLKATRNPLDFMLYVSFFPHLVAGPIVRAQDLLPQCQRPRVIVRDQVLDGIWLCLIGYLKKVVIADRLAPFVDWGFSTGSPPFSDATSWLVLYAFAFQIYGDFSGYSDIARGLAKLMGFELVHNFKAPYLTSNPASFWRHWHISLSVWLRDYLYIPLGGNRGGWLKTTRNLMITMLLGGLWHGAGLAFLAWGFFHGLLLVIHRGWSRLTGSTDTDAAPAQSTARRLRTVVYVIGFFHVSCIGWLLFRSGSIPANLSQLDMITGYLGTLWKPPVQWSGFAWPVILLGTTALLLQWKHATMDRFSEWTGHQQAAGVAAVLTAISSLGVFEGSSFIYFQF, via the coding sequence ATGGTTTTCAACTCCATCGCCTTCCTGATCTTTCTGGCGATTGTGCTACTGGCGTACTACCGGCTGGGCCGGCGTGGCCAGAACATCCTGCTAGTGGTCGCGAGTTACGTTTTCTACGGCTGGTGGGACTGGCGTTTCCTCGGCCTGCTTCTGTTCTCCACCTTCTTCGACTACTGGTGCGCGCTGCGCCTGGATTCCCTGACGCATCCCACCCGGCGGAAATGGTTCCTCGCCTTCAGCATGGCGATGAACCTGGGCGTCATCGGGATTTTCAAATACTTCAACTTCTTCGCGGAGGAATTCTCAAAGGTCCTGAATGCCTTTGGCATGAGCGCGGACCTGCCGACGCTCCACGTGATCCTTCCGGTCGGCATTTCGTTCTACACCTTCCTCTCGATGAGCTACACGATCGACGTGTATCGCGGGCATCTGAAGGCGACACGCAATCCGCTGGATTTCATGCTGTACGTGTCGTTCTTCCCGCACCTCGTTGCCGGGCCTATCGTCCGGGCGCAGGACCTGCTTCCGCAGTGCCAGCGCCCGAGGGTGATCGTGAGGGACCAGGTGCTCGATGGGATCTGGCTCTGCCTGATTGGCTACCTGAAAAAGGTGGTGATCGCCGACCGGCTAGCCCCCTTCGTGGACTGGGGATTCTCCACGGGAAGTCCGCCGTTCTCCGACGCCACCTCCTGGCTGGTGTTGTATGCCTTCGCGTTCCAGATTTACGGCGATTTTTCGGGGTATTCGGACATCGCTCGCGGGCTCGCGAAGCTGATGGGCTTCGAACTCGTTCACAACTTCAAGGCTCCTTACCTCACCTCGAATCCGGCGTCGTTCTGGCGGCACTGGCACATCAGCCTGTCCGTGTGGCTGCGGGACTATCTCTACATCCCATTGGGGGGAAACCGCGGAGGATGGCTCAAGACCACCAGAAACCTGATGATCACCATGCTGCTCGGCGGCTTATGGCACGGTGCCGGCCTCGCGTTCCTCGCATGGGGCTTTTTTCATGGGCTGCTGCTGGTGATTCACCGGGGATGGAGCCGGCTAACAGGATCCACCGATACGGATGCCGCCCCCGCCCAATCGACGGCGAGACGACTGCGCACGGTCGTGTATGTAATCGGTTTCTTCCACGTCTCCTGCATCGGTTGGCTCTTGTTCCGCAGTGGGTCGATCCCGGCGAATCTCAGCCAGCTTGATATGATCACCGGCTATCTCGGCACGTTGTGGAAGCCTCCCGTCCAATGGAGTGGCTTCGCCTGGCCGGTAATACTACTGGGGACGACCGCGCTATTGCTGCAATGGAAGCATGCCACCATGGACCGGTTCTCGGAGTGGACTGGTCACCAGCAGGCGGCCGGTGTGGCCGCGGTGCTCACCGCCATCTCCTCACTGGGCGTTTTTGAAGGTTCGTCGTTTATCTATTTCCAGTTCTAA
- a CDS encoding ester cyclase — protein sequence MSIRTPSEVGRLWFGDMWNKRDTDLLRELMAPDATGIFEGGRTMTGPDDFIAFQREFLEAVPDLKVELLKSVSEGDEICVHWRGTGNHCGPGLGCPPSNKDIEFEGVTWLTVKNGQIVAGQDFWNQGGLMQHVGAV from the coding sequence ATGAGCATACGAACCCCCTCGGAAGTTGGTCGTCTCTGGTTCGGAGACATGTGGAACAAGCGTGATACGGATTTGCTCCGTGAACTGATGGCCCCGGATGCCACCGGCATCTTCGAAGGCGGACGAACGATGACCGGTCCAGACGACTTCATCGCCTTTCAACGCGAATTTCTGGAAGCCGTGCCGGACCTCAAGGTGGAGCTCTTGAAGAGCGTCTCCGAAGGCGACGAGATCTGTGTCCACTGGCGGGGCACCGGCAACCACTGCGGACCCGGCCTGGGATGCCCGCCCAGCAACAAGGACATCGAATTCGAAGGCGTTACCTGGCTGACCGTGAAGAATGGTCAGATCGTCGCCGGCCAGGATTTCTGGAACCAAGGCGGGCTCATGCAGCACGTCGGCGCCGTGTGA
- a CDS encoding NAD(P)H-dependent oxidoreductase, protein MTPSQLLDSLNFRYATKKFDPARQIPDEEWDVLEQSLVLAPSSFGLQPWKFIVINDPELRGRLRQHSWNQSQITEASRLVLFTTRTDLTEPDVDRFMTRLAAVQDRDPSTLEGYRNVIVSFAAAMNREARQAWNARQTYIALGQFMTAAAVLGIDTCPIEGFDPAGYDAELELGDTGYSTSVVCAAGYRSPEDKSADTPKTRFPHEELIEHR, encoded by the coding sequence ATGACTCCCTCCCAACTACTCGACTCGCTCAATTTCCGCTACGCCACGAAGAAATTCGATCCGGCGCGGCAGATTCCGGACGAGGAGTGGGATGTGCTGGAGCAATCGCTGGTGTTGGCACCGTCGTCCTTCGGTCTGCAGCCGTGGAAGTTCATCGTGATCAACGATCCCGAGCTGCGAGGTCGGTTGCGCCAGCACTCTTGGAATCAATCTCAGATCACGGAGGCATCACGCTTGGTCCTCTTCACCACCCGCACCGATTTGACCGAGCCGGATGTCGATCGCTTCATGACCCGCCTTGCCGCCGTGCAGGATCGCGATCCCTCGACGCTCGAAGGCTATCGCAATGTCATCGTGAGTTTCGCTGCCGCCATGAACCGCGAGGCGCGCCAGGCATGGAACGCCCGCCAGACTTACATCGCGCTCGGCCAGTTTATGACCGCCGCCGCGGTGCTGGGCATCGACACCTGCCCGATCGAAGGCTTCGACCCCGCCGGCTACGATGCCGAACTTGAGCTGGGCGACACCGGCTACTCGACTTCGGTCGTGTGTGCAGCCGGCTACCGCTCGCCGGAGGACAAGTCTGCGGATACGCCGAAGACCCGCTTCCCGCACGAGGAGCTGATCGAGCACCGGTGA